From Stigmatopora nigra isolate UIUO_SnigA chromosome 17, RoL_Snig_1.1, whole genome shotgun sequence, a single genomic window includes:
- the edf1 gene encoding endothelial differentiation-related factor 1 homolog: MAESDWDTVTVLRKKGPTGGQSKSKQAITSAQRRGDDVETTKKWAAGQNKQHLVSKNTAKLDRETEELHHDRVSLEVGKVIQKGRQDKGLTQKDLATKINEKPQVIADYESGKAIPSNQVMGKIERAIGLKLRGRDIGLPLESKPKTK; encoded by the exons ATGGCCGAAAGCGACTGGGACACCGTGACTGTTTTGAGGAAGAAGGGACCCACGGGTGGTCAGTCCAAGTCTAAGCAG GCGATCACCTCAGCCCAGCGGCGTGGCGACGACGTGGAGACCACCAAGAAAT GGGCCGCGGGGCAGAACAAGCAACACCTGGTAAGCAAGAACACGGCCAAACTGGATCGTGAGACGGAGGAGCTCCACCACGATAGGGTTTCCTTGGAAGTGGGCAAGGTCATCCAGAAGGGACGGCAGGATAAAGGACTCACGCAGAAAGATCTCGCCACG AAAATTAACGAGAAGCCGCAAGTGATCGCCGACTACGAGTCCGGGAAAGCCATCCCCAGCAACCAAGTCATGGGCAAGATCGAGAGAGCTATAG gcttGAAGTTGCGTGGTAGGGACATTGGACTGCCCCTGGAGTCCAAACCCAAGACGAAGTGA